In Leuconostoc kimchii IMSNU 11154, one genomic interval encodes:
- a CDS encoding DUF1788 domain-containing protein: MSELTEKFENLRHRLKVDGLTAHHGLSGEVPYFILDYRPQDELYVRDETNQIVNGGPYGEHQMNIKLFNLFDIMMDTLNEFGYTEIIYQFEKEQGMDFVIEQINNLMATNEENNRFVEYIKSRVNPDEDIIFIEGIGQIFPLVRTHKILNTMTQVIDYMPVVLFYPGKFDNIKLSMFGELNDDNYYRATQIN; the protein is encoded by the coding sequence TTGAGTGAACTGACTGAGAAATTTGAAAATTTGAGGCACAGACTAAAAGTGGACGGCTTAACAGCCCATCACGGTCTTTCAGGTGAGGTGCCATACTTTATCCTTGATTACCGTCCTCAAGATGAGTTGTATGTACGTGATGAGACTAATCAAATTGTCAATGGCGGACCATATGGTGAGCATCAAATGAATATTAAGCTGTTCAACTTGTTCGATATTATGATGGATACTCTGAATGAATTTGGGTATACGGAAATAATTTATCAATTCGAAAAAGAACAAGGGATGGACTTTGTTATTGAGCAAATTAACAATTTAATGGCTACAAACGAAGAAAATAATCGATTTGTCGAATACATTAAGAGTCGAGTTAATCCGGATGAGGATATTATCTTTATTGAGGGGATTGGACAAATTTTCCCGCTTGTCCGTACACACAAAATTTTAAATACAATGACACAAGTGATTGACTACATGCCAGTTGTGTTGTTTTATCCTGGAAAGTTCGATAACATTAAACTAAGTATGTTTGGCGAGTTAAACGACGATAATTACTATCGAGCAACACAAATTAATTAA
- a CDS encoding DUF4230 domain-containing protein, with protein sequence MKFRRKSRTKTWLILVLLVVILIVGLIAGFKLNSLFNNQDAGIQTSQSTTATMVKNLEKVDEHVFLNVGIQDIETRQNNLKIPWTHIGVPLTEKKAIIILNYDAKLGIKKPVKIKYNDKNQVDITVPKFDVIGVELDKKNPYQLYDDSGNILSASTKNVDTGQLVSQALSSSKQKHYLKTYKEMIQDSAKDYYTTLFKSTGKETSVKVNFE encoded by the coding sequence ATGAAGTTTAGGCGAAAAAGTAGAACTAAGACATGGCTTATCCTGGTTTTGTTGGTTGTTATTTTAATTGTCGGTTTGATTGCTGGTTTTAAATTAAATAGTCTTTTCAATAATCAAGATGCCGGAATACAAACCAGTCAGTCAACTACAGCTACAATGGTTAAAAACCTTGAAAAAGTTGATGAACATGTTTTTTTGAATGTCGGTATACAAGATATCGAAACAAGACAAAATAATCTTAAAATACCATGGACTCACATAGGGGTACCACTAACAGAGAAAAAAGCGATAATTATTTTAAACTATGATGCTAAGTTGGGAATCAAAAAGCCAGTTAAGATTAAATATAATGATAAGAACCAAGTTGATATTACAGTACCTAAATTCGACGTTATTGGTGTCGAATTAGATAAGAAAAACCCTTACCAACTTTATGATGACAGTGGCAATATTTTGAGTGCATCAACAAAAAACGTAGATACGGGACAACTTGTTTCTCAAGCACTTTCAAGCAGTAAACAAAAGCATTACTTAAAAACATACAAAGAAATGATTCAGGATTCGGCTAAGGATTATTACACCACACTTTTCAAGTCGACTGGCAAAGAAACAAGTGTGAAAGTTAATTTTGAGTAA
- the brxC gene encoding BREX system P-loop protein BrxC → MKIQDIFEKDITRDIQGVIKVGQDDVQTIKQDLDEYVVTSELQRYFADFFDAYQKGINGTTDKMGVWISGFFGSGKSHFLKILSYLLNSKVQVDGMSAVEFFKQQNKVADPMTIANMDLAASVPSDVILFNIDSESKSGNKSSENAIRNVFLQVFNKMQGFTDKNFWLADMEQMLVADGLYDDFKAAYKELNPKHDDWEKGRDRYAFEEKIAIEPALKQVGYQYDMPNFHADYELNIKDFAERVATYINAKGDNHHVVFLVDEVGQFIGDDIKRMLNLQTIVEELGVATGGKAWVMVTSQQAIDEVTTNLSGTDFSKIQGRFDTKISMSSADVAEVIKKRLLAKTNDAAGFLEGDFENNKQAILNKFNFGSERKWRKYKSAQDYADVYPFVPYQFELLQSVLTAVREHGSDGKHLSEGERSMLAIFKESAEKVGEDDTSTLIPFSSFYDGLEGFIDHEHRIVISNAEKNEAVNPNEEKNPFALRVLQTLFMVKHVDSFEKNIDGITTLLISSNDEDVIELRKRVEDALNVLIKQGFVEKTTKGYEFLTNTEQDIKRQIDKQMVNDSDVDKSLGDFLFAEMATTFTPDGMGKNYNFKFNTFVDEYLQGSNRNALNMKVITPLNDMNNVDVKLEMESTESNTLVIDLPNNAEYIDELRQAIRIAQYLSRSSSLDSKASQLISVQSEERKSLMDAAKKHALDALSEARVFVNGNQIEGSVIKTRLESGMKNVVGNTFRKLNDLVQTHTDRDIVSLFASDDDMVLDAADVNQNALEDVKNKISKELTKNPKVSLETIISQFQAIPYGFSPIDTQWLVAKLFVDGKIDIESDGEKILVKDEHYSNKQKADLFLKNQKRLALTIKQDIPMKQRKTLKNLAKEVFGKRAFQDETDDGMVLELRDATIKYEYDRLSDYEGRDSKFPGHVELQKGIQLLKRLLGVKDTAEFYAQMSSMEEELLDWHEAMEDKDVKDFYGNKSSQAIWEQGIKNVDIYHRSEGFITNVELNELVDNLESLIKSGTAKKVQDVKAKNEEFSNLFNSVLDDEQQRVILRVQDYQERGETLISETDLSDSTKSLLTSDYISEMENIRSQATEAVDLETLNGKLPLASSKLNQLMAKVQSEVAKRQVLPVTHEDGDEVQSKPAGPVKIPRFESLRDYTGATSWHITSESDLDVQLAELKQRILAQLNDGKTSFIDLNI, encoded by the coding sequence ATGAAAATTCAAGATATTTTTGAAAAGGATATTACCCGTGATATTCAAGGGGTTATCAAGGTGGGACAGGATGATGTCCAAACCATTAAACAGGATTTAGATGAGTATGTTGTGACGTCTGAGTTGCAACGTTATTTCGCTGATTTTTTTGATGCATATCAAAAAGGAATTAACGGTACGACAGACAAGATGGGTGTTTGGATTTCTGGTTTCTTCGGCTCTGGTAAGTCTCACTTCCTTAAAATCTTGTCATACCTTTTGAATTCTAAAGTTCAGGTTGATGGCATGAGTGCGGTCGAATTTTTCAAGCAGCAAAATAAGGTTGCTGACCCGATGACAATTGCTAATATGGATTTGGCAGCTAGTGTTCCTTCGGATGTTATTTTGTTTAACATTGACTCTGAATCAAAATCAGGCAATAAGTCCTCTGAAAATGCCATTCGTAACGTGTTTTTGCAAGTCTTTAATAAGATGCAAGGTTTTACGGACAAAAACTTTTGGCTAGCTGACATGGAACAAATGCTCGTTGCAGACGGACTATATGATGACTTTAAGGCTGCTTATAAGGAATTGAATCCTAAGCATGATGATTGGGAGAAGGGCCGTGATCGTTATGCATTTGAGGAGAAAATTGCAATCGAACCAGCTTTGAAGCAAGTTGGATATCAATATGATATGCCTAATTTCCATGCAGATTACGAACTGAATATTAAAGATTTTGCAGAGCGTGTTGCTACCTATATCAATGCTAAGGGCGACAATCACCACGTTGTGTTCCTAGTGGACGAGGTTGGTCAATTTATTGGTGATGATATTAAGCGCATGTTGAATCTTCAAACAATTGTCGAAGAGCTCGGTGTTGCCACTGGCGGAAAAGCTTGGGTAATGGTTACTTCTCAGCAAGCAATTGATGAGGTTACCACTAATTTAAGTGGTACTGATTTTTCAAAGATTCAAGGCCGATTTGATACAAAGATTTCTATGAGTTCTGCAGACGTTGCCGAAGTAATTAAGAAGCGATTGCTCGCAAAAACAAATGATGCTGCTGGATTCTTGGAAGGTGACTTTGAAAACAATAAGCAGGCCATTTTGAATAAGTTTAACTTTGGTAGTGAGCGTAAGTGGCGAAAGTACAAGTCTGCTCAGGATTATGCAGACGTGTATCCATTCGTACCTTATCAGTTCGAGCTGTTGCAATCAGTTTTGACAGCGGTGCGAGAACACGGATCTGACGGGAAACACTTGTCAGAAGGTGAACGCTCTATGCTGGCTATTTTCAAAGAGTCTGCAGAAAAGGTTGGCGAAGACGACACCAGTACGCTCATTCCATTTAGTTCATTCTACGATGGGCTTGAGGGATTTATTGATCACGAACACCGCATTGTTATTTCGAACGCTGAGAAAAATGAAGCGGTGAATCCGAATGAAGAGAAAAATCCGTTTGCCCTTCGTGTTCTACAAACGTTGTTCATGGTGAAGCACGTTGATTCTTTCGAAAAAAATATCGATGGAATTACAACCTTGTTGATTTCAAGCAATGATGAAGATGTTATTGAATTGCGTAAGCGTGTTGAAGACGCACTGAATGTACTGATTAAGCAAGGTTTTGTTGAAAAAACGACAAAGGGATACGAATTCCTTACTAACACAGAACAAGATATTAAACGACAAATTGACAAGCAAATGGTTAATGACAGTGATGTTGATAAAAGTTTGGGTGATTTCTTGTTTGCTGAAATGGCTACTACATTCACACCGGATGGAATGGGGAAAAACTATAACTTTAAGTTCAACACATTTGTGGATGAGTATCTTCAAGGTTCAAATCGAAACGCACTAAATATGAAGGTCATCACGCCACTGAATGACATGAATAATGTTGATGTGAAGCTTGAGATGGAGAGTACAGAATCTAACACTCTAGTGATTGATTTGCCAAATAATGCTGAGTATATTGATGAATTACGTCAGGCTATTCGAATTGCGCAGTACCTCAGCCGATCATCCTCGCTTGATTCTAAAGCTAGCCAATTGATTAGCGTGCAATCAGAAGAACGAAAAAGCTTGATGGATGCCGCTAAGAAACATGCGCTTGATGCACTTTCAGAGGCGCGTGTATTTGTTAATGGAAATCAAATTGAGGGTAGCGTCATAAAGACGCGTTTGGAATCAGGAATGAAAAATGTTGTTGGAAACACATTCCGAAAGTTAAATGATTTGGTTCAGACACATACAGACCGTGACATCGTTTCACTTTTCGCATCTGATGACGACATGGTATTGGATGCGGCCGATGTAAATCAAAATGCATTGGAAGATGTAAAAAACAAGATATCTAAAGAACTGACAAAGAATCCTAAAGTGTCATTGGAAACCATTATTTCGCAATTTCAAGCTATTCCATATGGATTCTCACCAATTGATACGCAATGGCTAGTTGCTAAGCTGTTCGTTGACGGTAAAATAGACATTGAGAGTGATGGTGAAAAAATCCTTGTTAAGGATGAACATTATTCTAATAAGCAAAAAGCTGATTTGTTCTTAAAGAATCAAAAGAGACTCGCATTGACGATTAAGCAAGATATTCCGATGAAGCAACGTAAGACGTTGAAAAATTTGGCTAAAGAGGTCTTTGGTAAGCGCGCCTTTCAGGATGAGACAGACGATGGTATGGTGCTTGAATTGCGAGATGCAACAATCAAGTATGAATATGACCGATTGTCAGATTACGAGGGGCGTGATTCAAAATTCCCTGGGCACGTTGAATTGCAAAAGGGAATTCAGTTGCTCAAGCGATTGCTGGGTGTGAAAGATACGGCCGAATTTTATGCGCAAATGTCGTCTATGGAGGAAGAATTGCTTGATTGGCATGAAGCTATGGAAGACAAAGATGTTAAGGACTTTTATGGTAATAAATCTTCTCAAGCAATCTGGGAGCAAGGAATAAAGAATGTTGATATTTATCATCGTTCCGAAGGCTTTATCACGAATGTTGAGCTAAATGAACTTGTAGACAACTTGGAATCGTTAATCAAATCAGGCACGGCTAAGAAAGTGCAAGATGTTAAAGCAAAGAATGAAGAGTTTTCAAACCTGTTTAACTCGGTTCTGGATGATGAACAACAAAGAGTAATCTTGAGGGTACAGGATTACCAAGAACGTGGAGAAACGCTGATTTCTGAGACTGATTTGAGCGATTCTACAAAGTCACTGTTAACGTCAGATTATATTTCTGAAATGGAAAACATTCGATCTCAGGCTACTGAGGCTGTTGATTTAGAAACTTTGAATGGTAAGCTACCGTTGGCTAGTTCAAAGCTTAATCAATTGATGGCTAAAGTTCAGTCAGAAGTGGCGAAGCGGCAAGTGCTGCCTGTTACTCATGAAGATGGGGATGAAGTGCAAAGTAAACCTGCTGGACCAGTCAAGATTCCACGCTTCGAAAGTTTACGTGATTATACCGGTGCAACGAGCTGGCACATTACTTCTGAGTCGGACTTGGATGTGCAACTAGCAGAATTAAAGCAACGAATTTTGGCACAACTAAATGATGGGAAAACATCATTTATTGATTTGAACATCTAA
- the pglX gene encoding BREX-1 system adenine-specific DNA-methyltransferase PglX, whose amino-acid sequence MDKRAINNFAVKARRDLIRDITNKLGLLGIDEDGIQEKRAESTAEIEYYGELAYEISGDDIRLRRELVSHLKSRVAEDWNTLLQDFIEEVAYTWFNRIIAIRFMEVNDYLPSKTRVLSSENGRTEPDILTEAFDIEDDLRGFNSNQRALLAKALDTEIPEDLDKAYTMLFIKQANALNDNLPYLFERTSDYMQLLFTPSYHDGVIKDLIDGIPESDFDVQLEGQVEIIGWLYQYYNEEPHNAVVNINGGTVKTNDIPAATQLFTTDWVVRYMVDNSLGKYYLERNAHSELGTHLEFLLPDSLEMVSDDLDVTQIKVIDNAMGSGHILVYAFDVLMKMYAEQGYSSREASSLILENNLFGLEIDKRAYQLAYFALMMKAREYNRRALTSNISPKVYVFEDTSNINDNYFESLPVSESNIQDLKYIVSLFHDSRTLGSIIQIDKPVKTGNLRTVLTNIPQDTSLDLNNTREITYQLLRLLDIVETMQNKYEAVITNPPYLNKMNKVLKEYVKTHYKDYSSDLFSVFIWHNINMTVTNGYAAYMTPFVWMFIKSYENLRKSILNTKLISSLIQMEYSAFEEATVPINTFVLKNSSTSENGVYIKLSDFKGGMDVQKVKTLEAIENPDVDYLYRTNQSNFNKIPGSPIAYWASDNLLRDFEIGQQMDTLVEPRVGLQTGDNSVFLRQWFEVSYAKIAVDAKNIPESVSSNKKWFPYNKGGAYRKWYGNYDYVVNWENDGQDIKNFKFPNGKQRSVVRNPNYYFREAITWSLITSGGFSIRYRSAGSIHDVSGMSAFSSSHDKLMNILGLMNTPIGNHVFKMLNPTINLQIGDFNSFPVLDKAIDNPEINEKVTGAVAISKNDWDSFETSWNFKMHPLIRHIDEHNRNWNLKEAFEVWKSETQDRFDQLKDNEEELNRIFIDLYGLQDELTPDVANKDVSVRLADEVRDIKSFLSYFVGLVFGRYSLDVPGLIYAGGDWNSDQYKSFQPNKDNVLILSDDAYFNDSRDIINRLKEFLRVAFGNENVQANLEYIAQIVGKGGGTAEEKIRQYFIKDFYADHVSVYSKRPIYWEYNSGKKEGLRALMYVHRYDADTTGMIRTDYLLPLQEAYENALANFESLVESETVAKIRKVYEKKVTRLTNQIDEMKMFDQVLQHLATARIEIDLDDGVVENHVKIQDGQKLLTKIK is encoded by the coding sequence ATGGACAAACGGGCAATAAATAATTTTGCCGTTAAAGCACGTCGTGACTTGATTCGTGATATTACGAATAAGCTAGGGCTACTTGGTATTGATGAAGATGGCATTCAAGAAAAACGTGCGGAATCAACAGCTGAAATCGAGTATTATGGTGAGTTGGCTTACGAGATTAGTGGTGATGATATCAGGTTACGCCGTGAACTAGTGAGCCACTTAAAGTCACGTGTAGCTGAGGATTGGAATACGTTGCTTCAGGACTTTATTGAAGAGGTAGCATATACCTGGTTCAATCGAATTATTGCGATTCGATTTATGGAAGTTAATGACTATTTACCATCTAAAACACGAGTTCTATCATCTGAAAATGGGCGTACAGAGCCTGATATTTTGACAGAAGCGTTTGATATTGAAGACGATTTGCGCGGATTTAACAGCAATCAACGTGCTTTGTTAGCTAAAGCACTTGATACTGAAATTCCAGAAGACTTGGATAAGGCGTATACAATGCTATTCATTAAGCAAGCTAATGCATTGAATGACAATTTGCCTTATCTGTTTGAGCGTACCAGTGATTACATGCAATTATTGTTCACCCCCAGCTATCACGATGGGGTCATTAAGGACTTGATTGATGGTATTCCAGAGAGTGACTTTGATGTGCAGCTTGAAGGTCAAGTTGAAATTATTGGCTGGCTCTACCAGTACTATAATGAAGAACCTCATAATGCAGTAGTAAATATAAATGGAGGTACTGTCAAAACTAATGACATACCTGCAGCCACACAACTATTTACTACTGACTGGGTTGTTCGATATATGGTTGATAACTCATTGGGAAAATATTATCTTGAACGTAATGCTCATTCAGAGTTAGGAACTCATCTAGAATTTTTACTTCCTGATAGCTTGGAGATGGTTTCTGATGATTTAGACGTTACCCAAATTAAAGTAATTGATAACGCAATGGGTTCAGGACACATTCTCGTGTACGCATTTGATGTTTTGATGAAGATGTATGCTGAGCAAGGGTATTCGTCTCGCGAAGCATCAAGCCTAATTCTTGAAAACAATTTATTTGGATTGGAAATAGATAAACGCGCTTATCAACTGGCTTACTTTGCACTTATGATGAAAGCTCGCGAGTATAATCGTCGAGCTTTAACTTCGAATATTTCACCAAAGGTTTATGTTTTTGAGGACACTTCAAACATCAATGACAACTATTTCGAAAGTCTACCTGTGTCTGAATCTAACATTCAAGATTTGAAATACATTGTGTCTCTTTTCCATGATTCACGTACGCTAGGATCAATCATTCAAATCGATAAACCTGTAAAAACAGGTAATTTGCGAACAGTTCTAACTAACATTCCACAGGACACTTCGCTAGACTTAAACAACACTCGTGAAATTACTTATCAACTATTGCGTCTGTTAGACATAGTTGAAACAATGCAAAATAAGTACGAAGCAGTCATCACGAACCCGCCATATCTAAACAAAATGAACAAGGTCCTGAAAGAATATGTGAAAACGCATTATAAAGATTATTCAAGTGATTTGTTTTCCGTTTTTATTTGGCACAACATCAACATGACAGTGACCAACGGATATGCCGCATATATGACTCCATTTGTATGGATGTTCATAAAGAGTTACGAGAATTTGCGAAAGTCAATTTTGAACACTAAACTAATTTCTAGCCTGATTCAAATGGAGTATTCTGCCTTTGAAGAAGCTACAGTTCCTATCAATACGTTTGTTTTAAAAAATTCAAGCACATCGGAAAATGGTGTGTATATTAAATTGTCTGACTTTAAAGGTGGCATGGACGTTCAAAAAGTGAAAACATTAGAAGCGATTGAAAATCCCGATGTTGATTATCTATATCGAACTAACCAATCGAATTTCAATAAAATTCCGGGTAGTCCTATTGCCTATTGGGCTTCAGATAATTTGTTAAGAGATTTTGAGATTGGTCAACAAATGGATACATTAGTCGAACCGAGAGTTGGATTGCAAACTGGCGATAATTCGGTATTTTTACGTCAATGGTTTGAAGTTAGTTACGCTAAAATTGCGGTCGATGCTAAAAACATCCCCGAATCGGTCTCATCAAACAAAAAATGGTTCCCTTACAACAAAGGGGGGGCATATCGAAAGTGGTACGGAAACTATGACTATGTAGTTAATTGGGAGAATGATGGCCAAGACATTAAGAATTTTAAATTTCCAAACGGCAAGCAACGTTCCGTTGTTCGAAATCCTAATTATTACTTCCGTGAAGCAATAACCTGGTCTCTAATTACTTCGGGTGGATTCAGCATAAGATATAGGAGCGCTGGTAGTATACATGATGTTTCGGGGATGTCTGCATTCTCATCAAGTCATGATAAGTTAATGAACATTCTTGGCCTGATGAACACTCCAATCGGAAATCATGTGTTTAAAATGTTAAATCCAACCATCAATTTGCAAATTGGTGACTTTAATAGTTTCCCAGTCCTTGATAAGGCTATTGATAATCCTGAAATAAATGAGAAGGTGACTGGAGCAGTCGCAATTTCTAAAAATGATTGGGACTCATTCGAGACATCTTGGAACTTTAAAATGCACCCATTGATACGTCATATCGATGAACATAATCGAAATTGGAACCTTAAAGAAGCTTTTGAAGTGTGGAAAAGTGAAACACAAGATAGATTTGATCAATTGAAGGACAATGAAGAAGAATTAAACCGTATTTTTATTGATTTATATGGTCTGCAAGACGAATTGACACCAGACGTAGCGAACAAGGATGTTTCCGTGCGCTTAGCAGACGAGGTTCGTGATATAAAGTCGTTCTTATCATATTTCGTGGGACTTGTATTTGGACGTTATTCTTTGGATGTGCCGGGATTGATTTATGCTGGTGGCGATTGGAATTCTGATCAATACAAGTCTTTCCAACCTAATAAGGATAATGTTCTGATTTTGTCTGATGATGCATACTTTAATGATTCTCGGGACATTATCAATCGTTTGAAAGAGTTCTTGAGAGTTGCATTTGGAAATGAGAATGTTCAGGCAAATCTAGAATATATCGCTCAAATTGTCGGCAAAGGTGGCGGCACCGCGGAAGAAAAGATTCGGCAATACTTCATCAAAGATTTTTATGCAGATCATGTCTCTGTGTACTCAAAGAGGCCCATCTACTGGGAATATAACTCTGGAAAGAAAGAAGGGTTACGAGCATTGATGTATGTTCACCGTTATGATGCCGACACAACAGGAATGATAAGGACGGACTATTTGTTGCCACTTCAGGAAGCCTATGAAAACGCACTGGCCAATTTCGAATCACTTGTTGAATCAGAAACAGTAGCAAAGATTCGTAAGGTTTACGAAAAGAAAGTAACTCGTTTAACAAATCAAATTGATGAAATGAAAATGTTTGATCAAGTATTGCAACACTTAGCGACGGCACGAATTGAAATTGATTTAGATGATGGTGTGGTCGAAAATCATGTAAAGATCCAAGACGGACAAAAGTTGTTAACAAAAATAAAATAG
- a CDS encoding IS1096 element passenger TnpR family protein — MGRTILINAERSLAYFGYTLISAFRLEGSHLFGFQKSFELFNHQQSYYYLLPAMDLPEFVAPGKQYSVMHTNLSQFFSSSNLNNQFTFQYDFGDNWKISLNVESIETKEIMLHDIPRVTGGSGYGLIEDIGGNSGLHEYIEAFASGDLDHYYQIFGNQLPHLRPFSLPIANEKLKPEISILKRQYEDNE, encoded by the coding sequence ATTGGTCGAACGATTTTGATTAACGCGGAACGCTCCCTAGCATATTTTGGTTATACCTTAATATCTGCTTTTAGATTAGAAGGCTCCCACCTATTTGGTTTTCAAAAGAGTTTTGAACTTTTTAATCATCAGCAATCCTACTATTATTTATTACCAGCAATGGATTTACCTGAATTCGTAGCGCCTGGTAAGCAATATAGTGTAATGCACACAAATTTGAGCCAATTTTTTTCGTCTTCAAATCTCAACAATCAATTTACGTTTCAGTACGACTTCGGGGATAATTGGAAGATTTCTTTAAACGTTGAATCAATAGAAACAAAAGAAATAATGTTGCATGACATTCCTAGGGTCACTGGAGGATCGGGCTATGGATTAATAGAAGATATCGGTGGCAATTCTGGGTTACATGAATATATAGAAGCATTTGCCAGTGGTGATCTTGATCATTATTATCAAATTTTTGGTAATCAACTGCCCCACCTTCGTCCTTTCTCGTTGCCCATTGCCAATGAGAAGTTGAAGCCCGAAATAAGCATTTTGAAGCGTCAATACGAAGATAATGAGTAG
- a CDS encoding BrxA family protein translates to MKKKYSAGQVSQSFWQKEFGIGVNLFLAGKSPIEMREMSLNENIYLQASKGSRIRVAQAMNQRLSVIPDGLLNLYNDVDSQNQKLINLTAIMKLNQLIEDFIIEDFRNEIMLGDSKIEDYEWKAFMRRKEGESEIVDNWTNETKRRMLVLLKNFVRSSGLSVVDEQGVDIIQRHLLDSQVLIELEKENLGIYITAFTGV, encoded by the coding sequence ATGAAGAAAAAATACTCAGCGGGACAAGTGTCGCAATCTTTCTGGCAAAAAGAATTTGGTATAGGTGTTAATCTATTCTTGGCGGGAAAGTCTCCTATTGAAATGCGTGAGATGAGCTTGAATGAAAATATTTATCTTCAGGCATCAAAGGGAAGTCGTATTCGAGTTGCGCAAGCTATGAATCAACGATTGTCGGTCATTCCTGATGGTCTGCTTAATTTATATAATGATGTTGATTCACAAAATCAAAAGCTTATAAACTTAACAGCGATAATGAAACTTAATCAATTGATTGAGGACTTTATCATTGAAGATTTTCGAAATGAGATTATGTTGGGCGATTCTAAAATAGAAGATTATGAGTGGAAAGCTTTTATGCGACGCAAAGAAGGCGAAAGCGAAATTGTCGATAACTGGACGAATGAAACGAAACGACGAATGCTAGTGCTGTTAAAAAATTTCGTACGTTCGTCTGGCCTAAGTGTTGTTGACGAACAAGGCGTGGATATTATTCAGCGACATTTGCTAGATTCACAAGTTTTAATTGAATTGGAAAAAGAAAATCTAGGGATTTACATAACCGCATTTACAGGAGTATAG